ATATTGGCGTCACAAATTTTGACGCCGCGCATCTACGAATTGCCTGTGCCAGTGGAATTCCAATAGTAAGCAATCAAATTTGCCACTCCTTGATAGACCAGAGGGCTTCCGAACAAATGACCAAGGTATGTAACGAATATGATGTTAAACTTTTAGCTTTTGGCACCTTGGCCGGTGGTTTTCTAACAGATAGGTGGTTAGACAAGAAGGAACCCTCCCAAAACGAACTCAACACTTGGTCTCAAATGAAATACAAGCGCTTTATTGATGCTGCGGGTGGTTGGGCTAAGTTCCAAAAAGTATTAAAAGCAAGTAAAAAAGTGGCGGATAACCACGGAGTTTCTATAGCTAACATTGCAAGTAGGTATATTTTTGAAAACCCAAATGTTGCTGCGATTATTGTTGGTGCCAGATTGGGTGAAAGCGAACATATTGAGGAAAACCAGACTATCTTAAAAATCAACTTGAGCCCAGAAGATGTTGATGTTATTAAAAGTGCTCAAAACGAGTTATCACCCATTCCGGGTAATTGTGGTGATGAATACAGGAAACCACCCTTTTTAACGGCGTCTGGAGATTTAAGCCATCATATAGAAAAGATTCCCAAACCTTTTGAAATTACGGAGTCAAGTCCAACAAGACAACAGATTTTTAGCGGAACGGAGTGGGAGGAATATGCCGGTTACTGCAGGGCGGTGAAAGAAGGTTATCGCATTCATGTTTCGGGCACAACGGCAACCCATAAAAGTTTAATGATTGGAGGAAATGATTCCGCCGCACAGACACATTTTATAATCGATAAGATTGAGGGAGTATTGCAAACGTTTGGAGCAACCTTACAACATGTTGTTCGCACCAGAATTTTTGTCAATGACATAAATGACTGGGAACCTATTGCTAGAGCTCATGGTGAACGCTTTAAGGGAATAAATCCCGCAAATACATTAGTGGAAGCTAAACTCGTAGGCGAAGGCTACTTAGTAGAAATTGAGGCTGAGGCCGTTTTACCTAGTTAAGCAAAAGCGCTAAGGCTTCAGCTACCTTGCCCTCTTCCAACCATCGTTTGGCCAGTTGATGGATTTTTTTAGTCTTTTCAGGATTTCCCGCGCCGAAATCTTTTGAAAGGCTTTGAACTTCTGAAATTGACCGTACACTTATAATCTCTTCTGATGTAGGTAACTTTTCAAGATTTCCTAATCGACCTAAATTATTCCCTGTTAAAATTGTACTGTTCCTAACCGATGCTGGTAGACTATCCACCCCAATTCCTTTGTTGCGAATCGGTTTTGGAATCTCGAAAAGGGAATCCCCACTGGACCTCGTATACCAGCTTCCACCCATACGCCCTACCAAATCCAATTTCTGAGTGTCTAATTGTCCATTTTCATCAAGGTAGTTTTCATTGATATGCATTAGTTCCACTTTGGCAAGTACCAGATTACCCGCTCCGGGGGTATCTGCAAGTTCAATTACTTCGGTAACGGTACATTCGAACGAAACTGGTGCTTCGGCTACCCTTGGAGGCCTCACTTTTTCGCTCTTAACCTCAGTAAAACCGGCTTTAACAAATTCATTTATACCCCTGTCATAAGCCGTACTGGCCAGGGACATCTGCTCCACCATTGGATAATTCACAATATTGATGACTACTTCCGGGACTTCCAATACGTTTTGGTGAGAATGTTTCAAGCTACCGTCCCTCCCACTTCGA
This sequence is a window from Maribacter aestuarii. Protein-coding genes within it:
- a CDS encoding aldo/keto reductase, producing MKETLKLAKGLEISRIITGLWQIADMERKGDTLNPEETAKYMEPYVEAGLTTFDMADHYGSSEIITGTFKNHNPLGKQVQLFTKWVPEPGKISLTDVRKAVNTALDRMQQNSIDLMQFHAWNYPDPSWLDGLFHLKTLKEEGLIKHIGVTNFDAAHLRIACASGIPIVSNQICHSLIDQRASEQMTKVCNEYDVKLLAFGTLAGGFLTDRWLDKKEPSQNELNTWSQMKYKRFIDAAGGWAKFQKVLKASKKVADNHGVSIANIASRYIFENPNVAAIIVGARLGESEHIEENQTILKINLSPEDVDVIKSAQNELSPIPGNCGDEYRKPPFLTASGDLSHHIEKIPKPFEITESSPTRQQIFSGTEWEEYAGYCRAVKEGYRIHVSGTTATHKSLMIGGNDSAAQTHFIIDKIEGVLQTFGATLQHVVRTRIFVNDINDWEPIARAHGERFKGINPANTLVEAKLVGEGYLVEIEAEAVLPS
- a CDS encoding flavin reductase family protein, with product MSSGTKTISPSDISQPELHAYLLTAVAPRPICFASTIDADGNVNLSPFSFFNVFSSNPPVMIFSPSRSGRDGSLKHSHQNVLEVPEVVINIVNYPMVEQMSLASTAYDRGINEFVKAGFTEVKSEKVRPPRVAEAPVSFECTVTEVIELADTPGAGNLVLAKVELMHINENYLDENGQLDTQKLDLVGRMGGSWYTRSSGDSLFEIPKPIRNKGIGVDSLPASVRNSTILTGNNLGRLGNLEKLPTSEEIISVRSISEVQSLSKDFGAGNPEKTKKIHQLAKRWLEEGKVAEALALLLN